From the genome of Populus trichocarpa isolate Nisqually-1 chromosome 15, P.trichocarpa_v4.1, whole genome shotgun sequence, one region includes:
- the LOC7476764 gene encoding probable rRNA-processing protein EBP2 homolog produces MVVNKEELTLSDEELITDDEMDNLDEKLSGSESESEDEDVKLPEPSKNAIFNRDGLADKLQDISWPENVGWIHKLVIDFNQEQEVDVNDDLTRELAFYTQALEGTRQAYAKLESMGIPFLRPPDYYAEMAKSDTHMEKVKGRLLAEKRSIEEAEERRKARDSKKLAKEVQAQKQKERNAQKKAAIETVKNWRKQRKQSGFAGGDKDGELDMPFEDGKVFERSNKKRPGVSPGDRSGGKGRQPWKKGKNGPEKKKFKRESRDSKFGFGGRKGLKKQNTADTTDDFRGSKKGSAAGNKKRKR; encoded by the coding sequence ATGGTGGTAAACAAGGAAGAATTGACCCTGTCTGATGAGGAGCTGATAACAGATGATGAAATGGATAATCTTGATGAAAAATTGTCTGGATCTGAGTCAGAATCGGAGGATGAAGATGTGAAGTTGCCTGAACCATCTAAAAATGCTATATTCAATAGAGATGGTCTTGCTGACAAGCTTCAAGACATTAGTTGGCCAGAGAATGTTGGATGGATCCACAAACTTGTGATCGACTTCAATCAAGAGCAAGAGGTGGACGTGAATGATGACCTGACCAGAGAGCTTGCTTTTTACACACAAGCCTTAGAGGGAACAAGGCAGGCATATGCTAAGCTAGAGTCGATGGGGATTCCTTTTCTCAGGCCTCCTGATTATTATGCTGAGATGGCAAAGTCGGATACTCATATGGAGAAAGTGAAGGGCCGGCTTTTGGCAGAGAAGAGAAGCATTGAGGAGGCTGAGGAGAGAAGGAAAGCTAGAGACTCTAAGAAACTAGCTAAAGAGGTTCAGGCCCAGAAGCAGAAAGAGAGAAATGCACAGAAAAAGGCAGCGATAGAGACTGTTAAGAACTGGAGGAAACAGAGGAAACAAAGTGGGTTTGCTGGAGGCGACAAGGATGGTGAGTTGGATATGCCCTTTGAAGATGGAAAAGTGTTTGAAAGGTCGAACAAGAAGAGGCCAGGGGTGTCTCCAGGAGATCGGTCTGGAGGGAAGGGGAGACAACCTTGGAAGAAGGGGAAAAACggaccagaaaagaaaaaattcaagagGGAATCAAGGGATTCCAAATTTGGATTTGGAGGGAGGAAAGGTTTAAAGAAGCAGAACACTGCTGACACCACTGATGATTTTAGAGGCTCCAAGAAAGGCAGTGCTGCCggaaataagaaaaggaagaggTGA